GCTGAGGGCCGAGGATAGCCTAGACGATGTAAATGTTGAAAAGGACATGATAGAACTAGAAATACTGCAAGCAGCAGAAAATCTTGACAAGTACCAGTAAGAAACAAGGAGGTGGAGGGACAAAGAAGTGATTCGCAAAGAGATCAAAGTGggtgacctcatcatcaagagaAAAAAATTTGGAAGAACCTTGGGAAATTGCAGGAAGCTTGGGAAGGGTTGTACATTGTCACATGAAGTAACAGGCCAGGATCTTTCCACCTCGAAGACCAACTTGGCATGGAGCTACCACACTCGTGGAACGTGGACAGTTTGCGTAGTACTATCCCTAAACATCTTGTTCGGAGCTACCCTTGGCTGGTGAAGTTATAAACAACATCGAGGGtatcaaatttaatttatcgCATTTTACTTTCTCATATTCAgactgcactcttttccttgctacgGGGGCTCCTTTCTgaaggcaaggtttttaacgagaTAGATCCTTGTAAAATTTCTTTTagttcaatgaaatgaaattccCTCCAATGATTCTCATCTGAAAGCAAGAACAAGTTGCATAACCTCGTATTTCTGCATGATAAAAACTTGCGTTTCTACGCAAGTGCTTgaaggcaacaacaagttgcataacCTCGCATTTCTGTGCAATGAAAACTTACGTTTCCACGCAAGTGCTTAAAAGCAACAAGTTGTATAACCTCACGTTTCTACACAATGAAAACTTGCGTTTCTGCGCAAGTGcttgaaagcaacaacaagttgcctaaCCTCGTGTTTATGCGCGTTGAGAACTTGCATTTCTATGCAAGTTACATGAAAGCAACGACAAGTTGCATAGTCTTGTATCACATGCGTGCTATACGCACAAAAAGTTCTTTTTCCATCCAAGGGTTACAACAACATGCTCGGTCTTGCAGATTAAAAATTGAGAGGCAAGTCAGAAAAAGGCCTACCAAGCCTCATATAAACTTTGTGGTCGAAGCAACCTAGGGTTGCGATATCGACTAGCTGCTCGCCATATCTTTAAGTCAACAAAACTCAAAACAAGTTTTTGTTGACTTCCACCATAAGCCCTCGAGCCAGGTTTAGTCCAAGCCTCTTTCACGCAAAAGGATAAAAAGGGGGTGATGGTTTTCAACAAGAAAAATCATTTCATCCTTTTACGCGAAGTATCAACCTTGGCCATAACCCTCGCAAAAGGGTGGGGGTGatgtttttttcaaaaaaatatccTCGACCCTTTATTCTCAGGTTTTAGCCTTAGGCCTAAGTATGATTTTCCATCGTGCAACCCTTTAAAGTAAAAGCTGGTAGTTTAATTTTCCAAACTAAACACTAAACCATAACCAAGCTTCATAGGATGACTACGAGGTTAGCAAAACTAACCCAAAATTGCGACCTCACAAAACTTCATGGTTGAAGCAACCAAGGGTTGCGATATCAACTAAACTTCCATTATATTtctaagtcaacaaaactcAAAACCAAGTTTTACGTCGACTTATCTTCTAGATCCGTAAGCTATTTCCAAGTTCAATCTCTTCCACAAAAAAGGATGAAAagggggggtgacattttttgaTAGACAAAAACCGTTTTCATCCTCTTACCGTGAGAAATCAGCCTCGAGAGAAACCCTCGAACAAAAGGCAGGGGGTGACGTTTTTCAAAAACACTTCTCATCCCTTTGTTCTTGTAGCTTCGTCTCGAGCCCAACAAACAAATATCCATCGTATAGCTCAAGGAACGAACACATAAAACCAACTAAAATCTACGCAGGAAGGAGCTgggggtgacatttttcaaaaagaaagaacGGCACTTGCTCCTTCATGCTACGAATTTTGTCACCAAGCAAATAAGATCACACCAACATTAAAACATCGAGACAAAAGAAATCTGCGAGGGTACCAATGTTAAAGGTAACTAGCTTGAAGCACTAAAGTTCTAGCCAAGCAATCAATATTTACAGCATGGTCTGCAAAAAAGCAGCCCATCAAACATCGAATGTATCATCACGATTATAACCACAACTACAAACTCCTAGCTAGACTCGAGAGCTACTGCTTTCCTTGATCAACGCCACCATTTCCGTTCCCGTCCTCACCTTTTGATTCTTCCTCCTTGGTCTgcagaaaaatgaaaaacaacgccaaataacaaaaaaaaaacagaagccAGAGAAGCATAAAGTCAAACAAGCCCTGACCTGTGCAAGTTGCTTTTGGGCAATGAGCCTCGCGTGTTCTTGCCCAGAAGCAGCCCAAAGTTGTTTGTAAACGTTAAGCTTCACAGCTCTCACATTTTTGGACTTCTCCATTGCATCGATCTCTGAGGCTGAGGGAAACTTGTGGGTACGAGCCCCGTACTTTAAGAAATGCGAGCAGCCACCCTCTTCAAGAAGTTGAAGCATGCTTTCAATACAAAAAGAAGTGGCAAAGTCACTGACCCCAGTTAAAACCTCGGGCAATACCTGAAACTCCTCATCCATCCAATCAAATATTTCTTTCATGCCTTCATCACTTGGAAACGGAAGGGGTTCAGCACCAAACTCCGCAAGAGTAGCCTTGTATCCCTCGTAAATCTCGGCAAATCTCCCCTTAAGAgcctgctccacctcctcaGCAAAGGTCTTCTGTTCCTGAAGCTTTTGGCCAAGGGTATGAATCACCTTGTCCTCTCCATAATGGCATGAGCATCTTTTTCCACGGTGTTTTGGAGTTTCTCCAAAACGCCAAGATTTTCCTCAGAATTCTTTTCCAACATCTCAACTTGCTGAACGAGGTCACTGCAAGTGTTTGTAAGCAACACATTGTTTCTTTCAAGCTCGGAGTTGGCCTCGGAAAGCTCATTCTTCAGATTACATAAAATTTTATTCTCTTCCTCGAGCCTTGCAACCCTAGCCTCGAGCTGCATCAACTTCATGCTCCGACCAAGCATGTCTCTCTCTTTCGCTGCCAGCTTATCGACAGCAAGTTTATTAAGGATAACAAACTGCAAAACAGAAACACCAAAGGGAAAAATTAAATAACAGCAAAAATgataagaaacaaaaataacaaGCGTCGAATATAGTACCTTATATCCGAGGGTAGCTGACATCCTAGCCAAGTCATTGGGCTCGAAGCAGCTAACAGATTTCTCATACTCTGTCAAAAGCAAGGCATATTAGAAAAATAGGGAAATAAAAATTAAATACAGTCAAAGTTGAGCAAAAGAGCAAGCACTTACTCTCGGGGTCGAAAGCTTTGTCCTTGTAATCGCCCTCGGCGGGCGCCTTAGACTTTCCAGAGCCTCAAGTAGGACTAGCCTCTCCCTCCTCTTTAGCCTCTTTCCCCTCAACCTCGCCACCATCCCCCTCAGACCTCCTAAAAACCGCCTTCGCCACCTTATCTACAATTGTGAAGAAGTCAGCGGTGAAGGAGTCTCTTAACAGCATAGCCTCGCCACCTTAGGCGCAGGCACAATCTCGTCACCTACAGGCCTAGCGATACCCTCGGAAAAAAAGCCCTTgctaacatagaaatctatggTATTCTTTGAAACCAAAGATCTCCCGAACCGTAGGGTGGGAAGATAAACTTCCTTGCTTGCCATCAGGTCTGTGGGGTTCACCTCGCTATTGACAGCAGCCGTGACACCAACCTCGTCTACGGCAACCTCGTCCGCAATGCCCTTACTAGACTCAACCAGCTCAAGACCTTCTCCAGCCTCGGTGCGAAGCCTTGACTGTTCGGCAAGTTCCTCGGTGGTCATTGTAACAACTCTGCCTAGATTAGGTGTAATTAATCTTAatcaagtcattagtcactaagcaaaagaggtgaaatgtccattttgaccctaaaaagctctttttggagttaattataaaacttgagttttatgtacaaacttaaatttttttccaaataagagttgtaaaacttttaatttcaaacaactgttgttaataacactttggctaattcggagtgggagaaggtcaaaaacaagaatcaaaccaGGAGTATATTAAACCCTACAAATAAccgaagtcctggaattcaagtttttcctcaactttgccacctgttatctcacaactTTACATCTAACCTCAAGTAAAACCTTTAATAACAGTTATAttcccttgagtgtgttccaactttgttacactgacccaggttcAAATTGTAACCGAACCtgctcaaaatcttggtcaaagtcgggtaaaacagtcaactcagccctctCGGCATTCCAGCTCCAAGTCTGGAAACCATCCAGAGTGCGCCTATTGGCAAGTGTGTTCCTCCAAATtattgaactaaactcaagaaaatcTATAAATGAAAGTTGAAAACCTAATACCGAAAAACAATTTCTTCTATAGCATCTTGGTCTAATTCAACACAAAAGCTGTCCAAAATTCGAGTCAAAGACAGCCAAACTCCTGAAATTCCACCAAATCGGCTAAAATGTCTTAAGTCCAAAATCTCtagtttttggcaaactttggctctAGTTATCTCCAAATTCTTTCAAAATCTGGACAAACACCTTTAGTAAAGTTTGAACTCCGACCATAGGACTACAAGTTTGCTAAAGGGATATTCGaatgtttagtttgaaaatcttGAATGGAGGGCCCCCAAAGTCGATCTTGTTTGCTGCCCGGCTTGCCTCGACGCCAGCGCGCCCggggcatgttcgcccgcgcgcGTGTCAAAAGAAGTTATTGCTAGGAAAATGACTTGCAGGACTTTCCCTGGAGTGAATGGTGATTGTCCATCATGGCACGTCGAGGTGACGCCTGACAACTAAGCACACGTCCCAGACTTTTGTAGCTATTCCGTCACactgaatttttttcttttttttttaagaagccACACTGATTTTCTAACTGACTACTTCTGTGATGTAACTCGAATATGATATAacataaaagaataaaaatggCACAAAAACACTGGCTCTTCTGTTCAATTCCGACAGAGTCAGCCCTTTACTTGCTTCTAAACAACCAATcaataatatttttatttgttttttgctAAATTATTTCTTCATTTGTAATAACATATCCTAAACGTATGCCATTCAGTATTTCTGCTGCAACTCCTTCCTGCTTTTCGTGTTTGCTTCACTAGTTTGGCTACGCCACTCTGCATATAGACAAAGCACCAAAGCATTATTTGTGGAAAATTAGCGAACCATTTAAAAGGATGAATTCGACTATGAACTACTTTAAAAAACCATTTATATGAACTCTCTGACTCTCTGGTGCTTGTCCTGTCTAGCCTTCTTGGAAAATTCGGTTTCTATGGTGTCATTAATTTGTTTTCTAGTCCAGTTGCCGTGGGCTGTGTGCTCTACTCACTGCAGGTCAACTATTTCAATTTTCAGTAGTGTAGCTGGCAGATGATCCTTAAGGTGTTGCAGATTGTCACCAACAATAGGAAGGAATGAAGACATCCGGGGTATGACTGAATGATGATTGGCTACCTCCTGGAGAAGAGGACGGGATTCCATCATTTTTTATGTCTGGCTCACAAAAATTGAGTTGTCGCTGGTGGACCTGAGGTCTCTGGTTCAATGGTCTAGTTGTCTTCTTGGAAATTTCGGCTCTGGATCACTGTCTTCTAAAAATTTATTGCTGAAAGATCCATCCTCTCATGGAAGTGAGCTGTTCTATCATGCAGAATGAGGAAGCACAGTCCATGCAGAATGAGGAACCACAGTCCTCGGGTTGTCACTTTCCTTCTCGCTGACTTGTATTTCGACTTGGTCTCTGAATTCATTGAACAACTCACATTAAAAAAAGTGTTAACACGAAGGAACAATGAAGCTACAATCAAAGCGTTCAAGTACAAATTGCCCTCTAGAGAAGATATACATGTAACGCTTAAAATCTACTCAGGTTCCCCATACTATAGAAAAATCTTTCATCTGAAATGTTTGACCATGGCTGAGGCTGTCATATCCGCAGTCATTGGTGACATGGTTAGCAGAGCAATCTCTTTTGTTATTGGTCATTCTACTGGACAAGACAGCACCAGTGCGAAGTTACAAAGGATACGTCATATGCTGATCAAGATTGGAAGTGTGGTTGAGGAGGCCAAGGGGAGGCAGATCACTAATCATGGAACTCTTGAGTGGCTCTCAGAGCTTGTCAATGGTATGTACCGAGGTCGCTACTTCCTTGATATATCAAATGAGGTATCGCAAAACCTTGTAGATGTCAATGACAACAAGGATGTACCCTATCGTTTCTTATTGTCGTCTTTCAATCCTGCAAAGCACTCACATATTTCTGCGAGTAGTATCAAGACTTTATTTTCCATGATGATAGCATTCTTGAGTTCAACAACGTATTGGCAAATTTGCAGAGCTTATCTGTTGGTATAAAAGAGTTTGTCATGCTGTTGGAGAGGTTCCCACCAATCTTTAAGCCTCTTAGGACTAACCTTTATGTGGATTGTGAGATGTTTGGCCGGCATATTGAAAGAGAGCAGGTCATCAATCTTTTTTTACACAAAGGCAACCCCTCAGAAAGGAAGTTAGACATTCTTCCTATTATTGGCAATATCGGTGTTGGAAAGAAAACGCTCGTGCAGAATGTTTGTGACGATAAAAGGGTGCACTGCCATTTCTCATCAATCTTCTTGTATGATTTCTTCTTTTTGACAGTTATGGACAATAGTGAGCCAAGGATTGTCCTTGGTTCTAGGCATAGCATTGGTGACTTTGGCAATTTAAATGAGCCGCTGCAAACATTCAAACACAAGTTGAAGTATAAAAGGTTCCTGCATGTATTTGAGAATGTTGATtcggagaagaagcagatgTTACAAGTGCTATTATCGGAACTAGGATCTTGTAAACAAGGGAGCAAGATCATTGTCACCAGTACTCACAACCACACTGCCAGCATCGGAACTGTGCAACGGATCAAACTTAGGATCCTACCCCGTGAACTGTTCTGGTCCTACTTCAAGGCGCTTGCTTTACCAGATGCAGATTTTCAGGAGAGTTGCCCAAGGATGGCAGCAATAGGTATGGCGATCGCAAAGAAGCTGGATGGGTCATTCTTTGGAGCTAAGATCACTGGAGCTCTACTAAAGGTCCATCCTAACATCCAATTCTGTAGTGAGGCTTTGAGAAGTAGTATTTGGGATATTCCAGTTCTTGGCAGTAGCCTCCCCTATGTTTCGGATGTGACCAATTACTTCCCCTCCAAACAGGTATCAATGTGCCATGTTAACATGCACATATCAGGTATCAATCTTCAGGCTGAAATTTTCCATCCCGGGATAGAGTGGACCCCCCTTGCCATCACTTCATATCAGGGTTTTAATCCCTATCTCAAAAACATACTGTTAAAACCTGTGCACCAACTCCCACCAAGCACTGAGAGACTCCCGTGTCGCTTGCTAGGGTGGCCCGGGAGGCGACACCGGCACTTCCAAAAACAACCCCACTAGATCCACCTTGTGGCCCCGTGCTCCCTTCCTTTGTCTTTCTTTCTTCTATATGTGCTTGATTGCTCGATGAAGGGCTCCATTATTGTGAGTTGTTGTAGAACACTTAAATGTGCTTTCTCCAAATTGCTTGTTGTCCTTGTCGATaaatcttttcattccaatggaACCTCTCTCGAACAACCTCCCCTCATGTCGAGATTCTGCTAAACCAATAGCTTTATTATCGTTATGTAGTCTATGCAACAATCAACATTCTCTTCTGTACGATAGCTCTCGATCATACAACCCTCTTGAAAGATGATGTTCCTCATGTATCCATTTAGAGTTGACATGAATCGATCATATATCCACGTTTGATGGAAGTACATAGGCCCCAGACCCCAGATTTGTTATTTGCTGGATCATGTGGAtcatgagatgttccatgatattGAAAAAGGATGGAGGGGAGCACATCTCAAGCTGGCTTGAGTTTCCGACACAAACAACTAAAGTCTAGCCAATTTGACATAATCGATTACTTTCTGCGAAATAAcgttgaagaagtaacacaaGAAGTAACACATCCATGTGATAACCATCTTAACGATACTGGTTTGATAGCTCGAATTGCAATAGCGAGAAAAACTGTgatcatcacatggcaatcatgagagttatagctGGTAAGCGTCATCTCCTTCAACGAGATTAGTGACCGGATGTTGGATGAGAATCCAATCAGCACTTTCAACCCAcgcaagcacttgcacatagccaatctctTATCTAGTGTTAGATTGTAGCTAGCTTGGGGAAGGTATtgcttaccattaggaagttcttgCACGTCGAGCTCTGGTCTGATTTGAAGTGCAACCAGATCCTTGCGTGATTTTAGTCtatcctttgccttgcctgataagCCCAAGAAATAGATGGTGCTACTGAACACATTCTTTTGAATATGCCATCGATGGCATGGTGTACTTCCAACTCTTGTCAATATGGAAAATACTTAAAAaagatagacatcttcttaaaTGTCACATCAGCGACGTCTGTAGTTTTAGCCTGCTtacttccctttttcttttcaacaCCAACTAGTGACTTCTTCCTGACTTTAAACATGACCTTCCAGCACATCCCAAATACCATTTAAGTGTAGCCAGTTTTGAagcaaaatcattctcattggtgcataaaaaaaatccttcatCCTATGATATTTGTGCGGCTTCAATAAGAAGCATCGGTGCCGCATGAACACTGTCTTCATAAATCTcttaaggtacacatatgatgttCCATCCAAGCAAACTGCGCATGCCATCATCCTTTTTACCTGACCGGTTAGGGCAAATAGGGTaggataatcattgatggtaacaaagataatggccCTTAGTGTGAATTGTTCCTGTCTGTGCTCATCCCACATTCGAACCTTGTCTTCCAAAAGTGTATGTATAccttccatcaatggctcaaggaaaatATCTATATCGATGCCAGGTTGCTTCAggccttgtatgagaatggttagtAAAAGGAACTTTTTCTTGTGTCATAGCCATGGGGaaaggttgtatatggtcatcagcatTGGCCATGTCATCTATACTCAATGCGAACTGTTCAttcctttttttcatttgaaaactCTCAATGATCGTcatcgaaggtcctccactaGCAAGCATTGGAGGGGTGTTGAAGCTTTCTGTCGTCCTTTATGGGGCGATCAACATGCCTTGTCATCAGTTCAGtggtctttgggtttgagaaccAATGCTTTAAGTGGCAAGTGAAAGCATCTAGACCCCTAATTTGGGTTTTAGTAATTAATGACAAAGTTTTTGGAGTAACAATTTCATTGGAGATATGAGTATAGGTTAGTTTCATTGGATGCTATGGTGATAGCTTGGATGAATTCACATTGGAaagctcaaggcaaaggtatatgCTAGGGCTTTTATATTTTACCGGTTAATAGGTGCTTAGTGGATGATAATTGACCGGGTTAATAGGCTAGATGGCTGTACCATCAAGAGGGGTCAATTTCATTTGCTTGACGGTTTTATATTgccactttgctcaaacaattgcattgcatgcatacaGGTTTGTATCATTTGGAAAGTGCATAGAACGACTGTAAAATGGGTTTTGGAAAATGgctaatccgcagcgtatggcGGATGGTTTCCATTGTTGAGGCAGACTGTTCTTTGAGTTAGCCATTTTCAAGCTTGTTCTGTTGTGCTAAAAAGGTGAACGACAGACGGTCCAGCCTTGTTAGGTGGGCGGTCCGCCGGCTAACTCAAATTTTAGACATAATATTTTTAATGTTCTGATGGAGCACAAAGTTACAGAGGCAGATGGTCCGACCCTAGGAGGCATACGGTCTGCCTCTTGAACTTAAATATGGACATAACCATTCTTGGTTCTGAGTGGTGCTTGGACGTGAACGGCGGACAGTCCAGCCCCTTTGGGTGGATGGTCCGCCGGTTAATTGAAAAGATTTACAAAACCATTGTGGTTCAGAGTGTTGGGCAAAAATGTGAGGTAGATGGTCCACCAGTTTTGGGCGGGCAGTCCGCTAGTCCGTCGTACTAATCTTTGCGGTAGACGTGTTCTGGACATGTCTACAAGTGCTCTGCGTGTTTGGAATTTTGAACCGCGTACGGTCGATGCCTGTAAGGGTGGATAGGCCGCTTGTGCTACAACGGTCAATTCTAACATGCATTTATTGCAGTCATAACCGTTGGGATGAACCGCGGATGGTCTGCTCTCGTAAAGGTAGACGGTTCGCTAGTCCCCTTTTTTCACACGTTTTGAACATAACGGCTAGCTTTGGGGGTTGGCTCTCTAAATAGCTCATGCCTGACCATGTGAGTGCTCTCTTGGAACTTAGGAAATCTTCCTTGACATACTTGAGCcattctcctcttctctctctcactcacttTGCTTAAAGGTTGCATTCCTGTGAGATTGAAAGCATTCTAGTGCATTGCATCAAGAGTTTGAGCTTTGTGGCACTAGGGAGTCTTCAAGCAAGCGTCATTggttgttactcttggaggttgctGCCTCCTAGATGGCTGGAGGATGCGGAGTCATTGAGCCCTTCAAGAAGATTGTGAAGGAGCCCCGGCTATTCTTGCGAGAGGTTCTTGTGCTCACCTCGCTGGAGCGGTGAAGAGCAACTCTAGTGGAATCGTGTTTTGGAGAGGTTCTCTGATTCAAGCTTCCTCAAGATCAAGCGGAGTCTTAATACAGGAGCAGTTGGAAcattgaatccacctcaacatggattaggggtgaCCGGCAAGTCATCGACACCACGGGATAAATTCATCTCTTGTCTTCAGTTATTTCTTTGCTCAATTTCATTATTGCAATTTACTTTGAGCA
This sequence is a window from Setaria italica strain Yugu1 chromosome III, Setaria_italica_v2.0, whole genome shotgun sequence. Protein-coding genes within it:
- the LOC101772539 gene encoding uncharacterized protein LOC101772539, producing MAEAVISAVIGDMVSRAISFVIGHSTGQDSTSAKLQRIRHMLIKIGSVVEEAKGRQITNHGTLEWLSELVNGMYRGRYFLDISNESLSVGIKEFVMLLERFPPIFKPLRTNLYVDCEMFGRHIEREQVINLFLHKGNPSERKLDILPIIGNIGVGKKTLVQNVCDDKRVHCHFSSIFLYDFFFLTVMDNSEPRIVLGSRHSIGDFGNLNEPLQTFKHKLKYKRFLHVFENVDSEKKQMLQVLLSELGSCKQGSKIIVTSTHNHTASIGTVQRIKLRILPRELFWSYFKALALPDADFQESCPRMAAIGMAIAKKLDGSFFGAKITGALLKVHPNIQFCSEALRSSIWDIPVLGSSLPYVSDVTNYFPSKQKKKKNKKGDDKKKRKNYKKKRNGQAYYVEWDSDASSNSDDDDDEKPSKGIVSIAIKEAPSLFSTPFCLMAKGDTKVSRDDELELTYDDLVRMLNDTDDYMHKEKKVEGLEDEISISSRFL